In the Podospora pseudocomata strain CBS 415.72m chromosome 5, whole genome shotgun sequence genome, one interval contains:
- the NWD5 gene encoding NACHT and WD40-domain containing NOD-like receptor 5 (EggNog:ENOG503Q4J3; COG:S), with product MDAHSQAPPQAGDGDAPNQSLRVKINQMTEGPVGLDPKSAFVNDVWPKLLNEYDAMRERLEEFCKSALERRAIDCQVKSRTKQVDSIRKSLDRREKALLDRSQKQFESFSDIFNKIHDLVGLRIILEFADDMERAVHFIKESFREEEEPVIFVRDREVGRSWRTRFGAYETRNYRVSLEKAKCGALSQFCDVMFEIQVTTIAEDLYNKLAHPLLYKGSSLTRQDEIVIDMAHGNALCYALCLAYMEDKLKKRANKIGGRAELATATEEIARDGTRFRESLTKGASFDIPVSPHGLLEALEIPPEGYNSVDDLKQWINGKMTSGVLDEIRSNSQTIRDAILSKLPIANGASFDSHTDEHDARCHPDTRVDLQRDIMAWADDPQGECIFWLNGMAGTGKSTISRTVAQSFADQNLLGASFFFKRGEKDRSKAALLFTTIATQLIVKEPSSASYIKAAIEADPYVTSKRLEEQFKKLILKPLESLRGSLDDIKTIVLVIDALDECERDDDIRVIISLLSQAKSLISVRLRAFLTSRPELPIRLGFNKIKGEYQDLVLHEIPKSIIEHDIAAYLDSELAEIRNDYNDLSPGGQQLPHDWPGPQIVQDLVKMAVPLFIFAATVCRFIRDPAWCDPGDQLAKILEYQSGTQESEIDKLDATYRPVLDRLLVGSEVSKRSLLDEFRMVVGPIVLLAEPLPICSLARLLDIQEKVVIRRLEPLHSVLSVPVSPTSPVRMFHLSFHDFLVDPNKQGTNPFWIDRGATHEKIAIRCLELLSGSLKKDICDLRMPGTARADIESSVIDSHLPSDVRYACLYWVYHVQQSSSRISDNHQVYTFLERHFLHWLEALSLLGKLCTSIGMIRDLQGLLSFHDLRVFTRCSTIYS from the exons ATGGATGCACATTCGCAAGCTCCGCCTCAAGCGGGCGACGGTGATGCTCCAAATCAGTCACTGCGGGTGAAAATCAACCAAATGACCGAGGGGCCTGTTGGCCTAGATCCTAAAAGCGCTTTCGTCAACGACGTCTGGCCTAAATTGCTTAATGAGTACGACGCTATGAGGGAGAGACTGGAGGAATTTTGCAAAAGTGCTCTCGAGCGCAGAGCTATTGACTGCCAAGTCAAAAGCAGAACTAAGCAGGTCGATTCAATCAGAAAGTCACTCGATCGGCGCGAGAAAGCGCTCTTGGATCGCAGCCAAAAGCAATTCGAGAGCTTCTCTGACATATTCAATAAAATTCATGATCTTGTCGGACTCAGGATTATCCTCGAATTTGCTGACGATATGGAGAGAGCCGTTCACTTCATCAAAGAAAGTTTtcgggaagaagaggagccaGTTATTTTCGTCCGTGACCGTGAGGTTGGTCGGTCCTGGAGAACACGGTTCGGTGCCTACGAGACTCGCAACTATCGtgtcagcttggaaaaaGCGAAATGCGGAGCCCTTTCTCAGTTTTGCGACGTGATGTTCGAGATACAAGTCACGACTATCGCGGAAGATCTTTACAACAAGCTTGCACACCCGCTCTTGTACAAGGGTTCATCTCTTACTCGCCAGGATGAGATTGTGATAGACATGGCGCATGGCAACGCTCTTTGTTATGCGCTCTGCTTGGCTTACATGGAGGATAAACTGAAGAAGCGCGCAAATAAGATTGGGGGTAGAGCTGAGTTGGCAACGGCAACCGAAGAAATTGCAAGAGATGGCACTAGGTTCAGGGAGAGTTTGACGAAAGGGGCGTCTTTTGACATCCCCGTCTCCCCACACGGTCTTCTGGAAGCGCTTGAGATTCCACCGGAGGGATATAACTCCGTTGACGACCTTAAACAGTGGATTAACGGGAAGATGAC TAGTGGTGTGCTTGACGAGATACGCTCGAATTCACAGACGATCCGCGATGCCATCCTTTCCAAGCTCCCCATTGCGAACGGTGCTAGCTTTGACTCCCACACGGACGAGCACGACGCGCGATGTCACCCTGATACCCGAGTTGACCTCCAGCGGGACATAATGGCATGGGCGGACGATCCGCAGGGCGAATGCATCTTCTGGCTAAACGGCATGGCAGGAACTGGGAAGTCCACCATATCACGTACAGTCGCGCAATCGTTTGCGGACCAAAATCTTCTCGGtgccagcttcttctttAAGAGAGGCGAGAAAGACCGGAGCAAGGCCGCCCTGCTGTTTACAACCATTGCGACTCAGCTTATTGTCAAAGAGCCTAGTTCGGCATCGTATATCAAGGCTGCTATTGAGGCTGACCCTTACGTCACGAGCAAaaggttggaggagcagtTTAAGAAGCTGATCCTAAAGCCGTTGGAAAGCCTAAGGGGCAGTTTGGACGACATCAAGACAATTGTCCTGGTGATTGATGCCCTTGATGAGTGCGAACGGGACGATGATATCAGGGTTATCATTTCCCTGTTATCACAAGCAAAGAGTCTGATTTCCGTACGGCTAAGAGCTTTCCTCACAAGCCGGCCTGAGTTGCCAATCCGACTTGGCTTCAATAAGATCAAGGGAGAATACCAGGATCTAGTCTTGCATGAAATCCCGAAGTCAATTATCGAGCACGACATCGCTGCATATCTGGACTCTGAGCTTGCAGAAATCCGAAACGACTATAATGATCTGTCTCCTGGTGGCCAGCAGCTTCCGCACGATTGGCCTGGTCCCCAGATTGTCCAAGACTTGGTCAAGATGGCCGTTCCCCTCTTTATCTTTGCAGCTACTGTTTGCCGTTTTATCCGGGACCCAGCATGGTGTGATCCCGGTGATCAATTAGCAAAGATCCTGGAATATCAGTCAGGAACACAGGAATCCGAGATCGACAAGCTAGACGCAACATATCGCCCAGTCCTTGATCGGTTGCTTGTCGGTTCCGAGGTATCTAAGAGATCCCTTCTTGATGAATTCCGGATGGTCGTGGGCCCGATTGTGCTCTTAGCCGAACCACTCCCGATATGCTCTTTAGCCCGACTTCTTGATATACAAGAGAAGGTCGTTATTCGCAGACTTGAACCACTTCACTCCGTCCTTAGCGTACCGGTCTCTCCTACATCCCCGGTTAGGATGTTTCATTTGTCATTCCATGACTTTCTCGTTGATCCCAACAAACAGGGCACCAACCCGTTCTGGATAGACAGGGGTGCAACACACGAAAAAATTGCGATTAGATGCTTGGAGCTTCTTTCTGGTAGCTTGAAGAAGGACATCTGCGATCTGAGAATGCCTGGAACAGCTCGTGCCGACATTGAGTCGTCAGTCATCGACTCACATTTGCCATCAGATGTCCGGTATGCGTGCCTATATTGGGTCTATCACGTTCAGCAAAGCAGTTCTCGTATAAGCGATAACCATCAAGTATACACCTTCCTCGAACGTCATTTCCTCCACTGGCTGGAAGCGCTAAGTCTCCTTGGGAAACTATGTACAAGTATTGGAATGATTAGGGATTTACAGGGTCTCCTTAGT TTCCACGATCTCCGCGTTTTTACACGATGCAGCACGATTTATTCTTAG
- a CDS encoding hypothetical protein (EggNog:ENOG503P0BR) has product MNYEKGSYRDFVRSRCQTNPCITGLADYLRCGPGAASTIVTLDYSRDGQSVPNPLTVSAVDLARLMDATSTTAGRIVLVENIQPHLVSFLAEILDVDPIFFAGHVTTDFKDIEKAPPPPSLALFPSQIAENGYLHLHYQQVLDLGSADVFTSSYSLKSDSNVPRNVRRLPHLSGRQIALARACCSILVKKIKGIWICLVLVDPPVNIVLETLGLGGRKSHPSMMLHGGLEEFEQSTSFASFGSTTSDRLPDKKSMLSNLLRYFRHQPPGFMIAEPSILSLGYYSIRMVLAEWILYTLLMSRYLKYYEYTLHDIENRLHDSDIIDLQRWRRRSMQSRHKLIILSEFIDYWLQQESNKQPWDFILKDIKHVSSQLEHYSRSLEHMVPVATSMVQLLDSRRSIQEAANVSRLTFIALVFAPLSWVASLFSMSEDYSPGHKSFWVYFATALPVMILVLLLSTVQGDRLEGKLNRIWVVLRR; this is encoded by the exons atgaactACGAAAAAGGATCATACAGAGATTTTGTCCGATCTCGATGTCAAACCAACCCTTGCATCACTGGATTAGCCGACTATTTGAGATGTGGGCCTGGAGCTGCCAGTACCATCGTTACTCTCGACTACTCCCGGGACGGACAATCGGTACCGAATCCTCTAACGGTATCCGCAGTTGATCTGGCCAGGCTGATGGATGCCACCTCTACAACCGCTGGCCGGATTGTGCTCGTCGAGAACATCCAACCCCATCTGGTCAGTTTTCTCGCCGAGATTTTGGATGTGGATCCAATCTTCTTTGCCGGTCACGTCACCACCGACTTCAAAGACATCGAGAAagcaccgcctcctccttcacttGCGTTGTTTCCATCCCAGATTGCTGAAAATGGctatctccatctccactaTCAGCAGGTATTGGACCTGGGAAGCGCAGACGTGTTTACCTCTTCGTACAGTCTGAAATCGGACTCCAACGTTCCTCGAAATGTCAGACGCCTACCGCATCTATCAGGTCGACAGATTGCTTTGGCTCGAGCGTGCTGTTCTATTCTAGTGAAAAAGATCAAAGGCATATGGATTT GCCTAGTCCTGGTGGATCCCCCTGTAAATATTGTTCTTGAGACGTTGGGATTAGGCGGCCGAAAGTCACATCCAAGTATGATGTTGCATGGAGGATTGGAGGAATTTGAACAATCGACGTCTTTCGCGTCTTTCGGATCCACCACGAGCGATCGTTTACCAGATAAGAAGTCGATGCTCAGTAACCTGCTCCGCTACTTccgccaccaaccacctgGGTTCATGATAGCCGAGCCTAGCATCTTGAGCCTCGGCTACTACTCGATACGCATGGTCTTAGCTGAGTGGATTCTTTACACGCTCCTGATGAGTCGTTACTTGAAATATTATGAATATACTCTGCACGACATCGAGAATCGGCTGCACGATAGCGACATTATCGACCTTCAacgttggcggcggcggagcatGCAAAGCCGACACAAACTAATTATTCTCTCTGAGTTCATCGATTATTGGTTACAACAGGAATCCAATAAGCAGCCGTGGGATTTTATACTGAAAGATATCAAGCATGTATCGTCACAGCTAGAGCATTACAGCCGCTCGCTCGAGCATATGGTCCCAGTAGCAACGTCGATGGTACAGCTGCTCGACTCGCGGCGGTCGATACAAGAGGCTGCCAACGTTAGCCGGCTCACTTTTATTGCGCTGGTGTTTGCGCCGCTGTCTTGGGTCGCCAGCCTTTTCAGCATGTCAGAAGATTACTCTCCAGGACACAAGAGCTTTTGGGTATATTTTGCTACTGCACTGCCAGTTATGATTCTGGTCTTGCTTTTATCAACTGTGCAAGGGGATCGACTGGAGGGAAAATTGAACAGGATTTGGGTAGTTTTACGACGGTAA